Proteins encoded in a region of the Catenulispora sp. EB89 genome:
- a CDS encoding response regulator, with product MVKVLIVDDQVLIRAGMAAILRAAPGYEVVGEACNGAEAVTMAALTEPDVVLMDIRMPDLDGIAATRAILGSGRENLPRILILTTFDMDEYVYEALRAGADGFVLKDTPPERLLAALKAVADGDTLFSSAVTRRLVQAYVTASGLQDVAPAGPGPGAGAVPGGAADWPTAGLVPRSRRPEGPSSAERAALAALTTRETDVLRLVATGLSNGEIAERLVVSEGTVKTHLNRAMAKLNLSSRAQAVVLAYESGLVVAGQPQAQV from the coding sequence ATGGTCAAGGTTCTGATCGTCGACGATCAGGTGCTGATCCGTGCCGGGATGGCGGCCATACTGCGGGCCGCCCCCGGCTACGAGGTGGTCGGTGAGGCGTGCAACGGCGCCGAGGCGGTCACGATGGCCGCGCTCACCGAGCCCGACGTGGTGCTGATGGACATCCGGATGCCGGACCTGGACGGGATCGCCGCGACCCGCGCGATCCTGGGCTCCGGCCGCGAGAACCTGCCGCGCATCCTGATCCTGACGACCTTCGACATGGACGAGTATGTGTACGAGGCGCTGCGCGCCGGCGCCGACGGCTTCGTGCTGAAGGACACACCGCCCGAACGACTGCTCGCGGCGCTGAAGGCGGTCGCCGACGGCGACACCCTGTTCTCCTCGGCGGTGACCCGCCGCCTGGTCCAGGCCTACGTCACGGCCTCCGGCCTGCAGGACGTGGCCCCGGCCGGCCCGGGCCCCGGCGCCGGCGCGGTGCCCGGCGGCGCCGCGGACTGGCCGACGGCGGGCCTGGTGCCGCGCTCGCGGCGCCCGGAAGGGCCGTCCTCGGCCGAGCGCGCCGCCCTGGCCGCGCTCACCACGCGCGAGACCGACGTCTTGCGCCTGGTCGCGACCGGCCTGTCGAACGGCGAGATCGCCGAGCGGCTGGTGGTCAGCGAGGGCACGGTGAAGACGCACCTGAACCGCGCGATGGCCAAGCTGAACCTGTCGAGCCGG
- a CDS encoding protein kinase: protein MGTTPQGTQVMESPEHVPGYRDLTRIGHGGFSVVYRAVQESFERDVALKLLTIVGPDEDARRRFVREVRLAGRLSDHPHVVTVLDTGTTASGRPYLAMDLYDGGSMKQWLNRRGPLPGAQAAGVGAKIADALHAAHALGVLHRDVKPNNILVSRYGEPALADFGVSWLLDASNSSSVLDVFSPQHAAPELMTRGVPTASSDVYALGSTLYELVAGHPPFGGPGQDVRRTIYLALSEPAPRLECPDLPGFAEVIERAMAKEPADRFPDAASFGRALRALIPDGAATALVMPDASATATATVAMPLDVGFPAPDYPDHLDHLDHLDDPAYSGDDYYVARPDDTMVRPDRVDGDAPIPAPRTSGGRRRPEDRRGSDDRRGPDDRRGPDGGRGARGGGYGARAVADDRDKRGVGKPLALVAAVALVLVGAWALVTSQGSASKNKDTTAAGQTPGVSSSASAGASSAAQSTPSATPTHSSSSSSPSATHHTSTSAEPTHTVTTTAASSSAVVPPPSASSSSTGPLLPSSYHRFQNSGSGSCLAGGPGLQACADSKTQGWQSKASGILGLGAVTGQEELVNGDSNDCLSGGPGGLSVKSCSGDPSQVWSKTGGSGGATELQNGADLLCLQASGGSVVEAACNGGPNQLWSEDGNV from the coding sequence ATGGGTACGACGCCGCAGGGGACTCAGGTCATGGAGTCCCCTGAGCACGTCCCGGGATATCGGGACTTAACGCGCATCGGGCACGGCGGCTTCAGCGTGGTCTACCGGGCCGTGCAGGAGTCGTTCGAGCGCGACGTCGCCCTGAAGCTGCTGACCATCGTCGGCCCGGACGAGGACGCCCGGCGCCGGTTCGTGCGCGAGGTCCGGCTGGCCGGCCGGCTCAGCGACCATCCGCACGTGGTGACCGTGCTGGACACCGGGACGACGGCCTCGGGCCGGCCGTACCTGGCCATGGACCTGTACGACGGCGGCTCCATGAAGCAGTGGCTGAACCGGCGCGGCCCGCTGCCCGGGGCGCAGGCCGCCGGGGTCGGCGCGAAGATCGCCGACGCGCTGCACGCCGCGCACGCGCTCGGGGTGCTGCACCGGGATGTGAAGCCGAACAACATCCTGGTCTCCCGGTACGGCGAGCCGGCGCTGGCCGATTTCGGTGTGTCGTGGCTGCTAGACGCCAGCAACTCCAGCTCGGTGCTCGATGTCTTCTCGCCGCAGCACGCCGCGCCGGAGCTGATGACGCGGGGCGTGCCGACCGCGTCTTCCGATGTGTACGCGCTCGGTTCGACGCTGTACGAACTCGTCGCCGGGCACCCGCCGTTCGGCGGTCCTGGCCAGGACGTGCGCCGGACCATATATCTGGCGTTGAGCGAGCCGGCTCCGAGGCTGGAGTGCCCTGATCTGCCGGGCTTCGCCGAGGTCATCGAGCGGGCCATGGCCAAGGAGCCTGCCGACCGGTTCCCGGACGCGGCGTCGTTCGGGCGTGCGCTTCGTGCCCTGATACCGGATGGTGCCGCGACCGCGCTGGTGATGCCGGACGCGTCGGCCACGGCCACGGCCACGGTCGCGATGCCGCTGGATGTGGGGTTCCCGGCGCCGGACTACCCGGACCACCTGGACCACCTGGACCACCTGGACGACCCGGCCTACTCCGGGGACGACTATTACGTCGCGCGTCCGGACGACACGATGGTCCGTCCGGACCGGGTGGACGGCGACGCGCCGATTCCGGCTCCGCGCACCTCCGGCGGCAGGCGCCGTCCGGAGGATCGCCGGGGATCGGATGACCGCCGAGGACCGGATGACCGGCGGGGGCCGGACGGCGGGCGGGGCGCGCGCGGCGGCGGGTACGGCGCCCGGGCGGTCGCGGACGACCGTGACAAGCGGGGCGTGGGCAAGCCGTTGGCGCTGGTCGCGGCCGTCGCCCTGGTCCTCGTGGGCGCGTGGGCGCTGGTGACGTCGCAGGGCTCTGCCTCGAAGAACAAGGACACCACGGCGGCCGGGCAGACGCCGGGGGTGTCCAGCTCCGCCTCGGCCGGCGCTTCGTCGGCCGCGCAGAGCACGCCGTCCGCCACCCCGACGCACTCCAGCTCCAGTAGTTCGCCGTCGGCGACGCACCACACGTCCACGTCCGCGGAGCCGACGCACACGGTCACCACCACGGCGGCGTCCTCCAGCGCGGTGGTGCCGCCGCCGTCGGCGTCGAGCTCGTCGACCGGACCCCTGCTCCCGTCGAGCTACCATCGGTTCCAGAACTCGGGCAGCGGGAGCTGCCTGGCCGGGGGCCCGGGACTCCAGGCCTGCGCCGACAGCAAGACGCAGGGCTGGCAGTCCAAGGCGTCGGGGATCCTCGGGCTCGGTGCGGTCACCGGGCAGGAGGAGTTGGTCAACGGCGACAGCAACGACTGCTTGTCGGGCGGGCCCGGCGGGCTCAGCGTGAAGTCCTGCAGCGGCGACCCATCGCAGGTGTGGTCGAAGACCGGCGGTTCCGGCGGCGCCACAGAGCTGCAGAACGGCGCCGACTTGCTGTGTCTTCAGGCCTCCGGCGGTTCGGTGGTGGAGGCGGCGTGCAACGGCGGCCCGAACCAGCTGTGGTCCGAGGACGGGAACGTCTGA
- a CDS encoding FtsK/SpoIIIE domain-containing protein, which translates to MRFVHRDAGVERDMELRLGRRDAVVGDLSTSLGGYGGALMIDGRMAAPATPLTGSGLVMGSEVSLTVTPEADTGTMSDRGFVLRVVGGLDAGLSVPLMPGRYKLGRGEQADVRVDSPDLSRLHCEIDVTRDGLVRVRDLGSRNGTDLNGQRLTGPARVGPQDIVSAAGRVPFRVLPVADLGPVQYVNPAHEAGSGGTLPFNRAPRLAASADAGPVKLPQPPKRSGSQPLRITSIVAPIILAAVMVIMLKNAAFALFALFSPVMMIGTQLEDRTRGRSGFRRGKRAYAASLAEVHDELQERREDQEDRLREEYPDPAEVLYRASVPGLRLWERRHGAADFLKLSAGLANQSWTPPVDHGRRTGTDQEPDPAISDAIADASWLSQVPVAVNLADGGVLGLEGDRPAALAAARSLLCQAVAESGPADVAVVVFADGDRIADWDWTKWLPHGADPRSGASRYVAVGAEHCETLARSLLAELAEANAGPGGFGGGRPADPSVTGMPTLLLVVDGATLLEGRPCALRDLLGGQAGPVAGIVLTRRLPAVCTEVLSVSADGFGRLHRVASGQRVDDVLVAGMTRNRARAVARGLARFEDPEVKAAGAGLPDRVNLLPLLHLTGALDAALADRWRTTVGTLRARAVLGVTDHGEFEIDLDDDGPHGLIAGTTGSGKSELLRTLIAALAVGADPEHLTFALVDYKGGGALDECARLPHVVGLVTDLDEQLGERALRCLEAELRHREHALRGVGLSHVRDYQRLRDAQRPELEPMPRLVVVIDEFATLVKALPEFVDALVSIAQRGRSLGMHLVMATQRPSGSVNDAIKNNVKLRLALRLESSADSADVIDSPAAAGIGSRQWGRGFYRVSAGEVLPVQTALSTGVTPIDDAAGRLSLLPFRLTSGERAGAVVAPPQAAAGQPTDLARLVEAAQRASYGAGFAQPRRPWPDPLPTAIPLHELGPAVKGLQTDATGLAAYALLDDPDRQAQYTVGWDPAVGNMLIYGGVNSGTSTALAALALAAVSAEAPDRMHLYVLDLGSGDLAPLQGLPHTGAYIGSGDRARQIRLIRMLRTELNNRKAGGSVRDPYNPGPPRVLVLIDNVGSLRSELEKDFGGMQVLDDLERVFADGPAVGLYIAATGDRLGAIPGAWGALSRQKLLLRLADAADYGSFDIPRRAVPAAVPGRAVVVATRQVVQIGYPGADLAAAVSGVAQRWTGAQRTANKVRLLPELIPIDRMHRAGVLADTGGEPWSIPVGFTDSTLAAAVLRLHDHEHALVAGPPRSGRSSALVAIAHMVLNGARPPALVTFAPRRSPLRDLPPTVIGCTEYADLERALNSAGDRSLLLVDDADTVTDTLGVLDRFIAKPGRHVIAAGRSDGIRRQFGQWTQKIREARCGVLLVPDHNQDHDLLGTPLPRHNPMAPLPGRGYLICDGTIEGVQLVLATPGDFYNERGSSEIHRSLDDRTSR; encoded by the coding sequence TCGTCATGGGCTCCGAGGTCTCGCTCACCGTGACCCCCGAGGCCGACACCGGCACGATGTCCGACCGCGGCTTCGTGCTGCGCGTCGTCGGCGGCCTGGACGCCGGGCTGTCGGTGCCGTTGATGCCCGGCCGCTACAAGCTCGGCCGCGGCGAGCAGGCCGACGTCCGGGTGGACAGCCCGGACCTGTCGCGGCTGCACTGCGAGATCGACGTCACCCGCGACGGCCTGGTGCGGGTCCGCGACCTCGGCTCGCGCAACGGCACCGACCTGAACGGCCAGCGGCTGACCGGGCCGGCGCGGGTCGGGCCGCAGGACATCGTCTCGGCCGCCGGCCGTGTCCCCTTCCGTGTACTGCCGGTCGCCGACCTGGGCCCGGTGCAGTACGTCAACCCGGCCCACGAGGCCGGCTCCGGCGGCACCCTGCCGTTCAACCGCGCCCCGCGCCTGGCCGCCTCCGCCGACGCCGGGCCGGTCAAGCTGCCGCAGCCGCCCAAGCGCTCCGGCTCCCAGCCGCTGCGGATCACCAGCATCGTCGCCCCGATCATCCTGGCCGCGGTCATGGTCATCATGCTCAAGAACGCGGCTTTCGCGCTGTTCGCGCTGTTCAGCCCGGTCATGATGATCGGCACCCAGCTGGAGGACCGGACCCGCGGCCGGTCCGGCTTCCGCCGGGGCAAGCGGGCCTACGCCGCGAGCCTGGCCGAGGTCCACGACGAGCTCCAGGAGCGCCGCGAGGACCAGGAGGACCGGCTGCGCGAGGAGTACCCCGACCCGGCCGAAGTCCTTTACCGCGCCTCGGTTCCGGGCCTGCGGCTGTGGGAACGCCGCCACGGCGCGGCCGACTTCCTCAAGCTTTCCGCAGGTCTGGCCAACCAGAGCTGGACCCCGCCGGTCGATCACGGCCGCCGCACGGGAACGGATCAGGAGCCTGATCCGGCGATCTCCGACGCCATCGCCGACGCCTCCTGGCTCAGCCAGGTCCCGGTCGCGGTGAACCTGGCCGACGGCGGCGTGCTCGGCTTGGAGGGCGACCGCCCCGCAGCCCTCGCCGCCGCCCGATCGCTGCTGTGCCAGGCCGTCGCCGAGAGCGGGCCGGCGGACGTCGCGGTCGTGGTCTTCGCCGACGGCGACCGCATCGCCGACTGGGACTGGACCAAGTGGCTGCCGCACGGCGCCGACCCCCGGTCCGGCGCCTCCCGCTACGTCGCCGTCGGCGCCGAACACTGCGAGACCCTGGCTCGCAGCCTGCTCGCCGAACTCGCCGAGGCGAACGCCGGTCCCGGCGGCTTCGGCGGCGGACGCCCCGCCGACCCCTCCGTCACCGGCATGCCGACCCTGCTGCTCGTCGTCGACGGCGCCACCCTGCTGGAGGGCCGGCCCTGCGCGCTGCGCGACCTGCTCGGCGGCCAGGCCGGACCGGTCGCCGGGATCGTGCTCACCCGGCGGCTGCCGGCGGTGTGCACCGAGGTCCTGTCGGTCTCGGCCGACGGCTTCGGCCGGCTGCACCGGGTCGCCTCCGGCCAGCGCGTCGACGACGTCCTGGTGGCCGGCATGACCCGGAACCGGGCCCGGGCCGTGGCCCGCGGCCTGGCCCGGTTCGAGGACCCCGAGGTCAAGGCGGCCGGCGCCGGCCTGCCGGACCGGGTGAACCTGCTGCCGCTGCTGCACCTGACCGGGGCCCTGGACGCCGCGCTGGCCGACCGCTGGCGCACCACGGTCGGCACGCTGCGGGCCCGGGCCGTGCTCGGCGTCACCGACCACGGCGAGTTCGAGATCGACCTCGACGACGACGGCCCGCACGGCCTGATAGCCGGCACCACCGGCTCCGGCAAGAGCGAGCTTCTGCGAACCCTGATAGCCGCGCTCGCGGTCGGTGCCGACCCCGAGCACCTGACCTTCGCCCTCGTCGACTACAAGGGCGGCGGCGCCCTCGACGAGTGCGCGCGCCTGCCGCACGTCGTCGGCCTGGTCACCGACCTGGACGAGCAACTCGGCGAGCGTGCGCTGCGCTGCCTGGAAGCCGAGCTGCGGCACCGCGAACACGCGCTGCGCGGTGTGGGCCTGAGCCACGTCCGCGACTACCAGCGGCTGCGCGACGCCCAGCGCCCCGAGCTGGAACCGATGCCGCGCCTGGTGGTCGTCATCGACGAGTTCGCCACCCTGGTCAAGGCGCTGCCGGAGTTCGTCGACGCGCTGGTCAGCATCGCCCAGCGGGGACGCAGCCTGGGCATGCACCTGGTGATGGCCACCCAGCGGCCCTCCGGCTCGGTCAACGACGCCATCAAGAACAACGTCAAACTGCGCCTGGCGCTGCGGCTCGAAAGCAGCGCCGACTCCGCCGACGTCATCGACTCCCCGGCGGCCGCCGGCATCGGCAGCCGGCAGTGGGGCCGCGGGTTCTACCGCGTCAGCGCCGGCGAAGTCCTCCCGGTCCAGACCGCGCTGTCCACCGGCGTCACCCCCATCGACGACGCCGCGGGCCGGCTGTCCCTGCTGCCGTTCAGGTTGACGTCGGGTGAGCGTGCCGGAGCCGTCGTGGCGCCGCCGCAGGCCGCCGCTGGCCAGCCGACCGACCTGGCGCGCCTGGTCGAGGCCGCGCAGCGGGCGAGCTACGGCGCCGGATTCGCCCAGCCCCGCCGGCCCTGGCCGGACCCGCTGCCGACGGCCATCCCGCTGCATGAGCTCGGCCCGGCGGTGAAGGGCCTGCAGACCGACGCCACCGGCCTGGCGGCGTACGCGCTGCTCGACGACCCGGACCGGCAGGCGCAGTACACCGTCGGCTGGGACCCGGCCGTCGGCAACATGCTGATATACGGCGGCGTCAACTCCGGCACCTCCACGGCGCTGGCCGCGCTCGCGCTGGCCGCCGTGTCCGCCGAGGCCCCCGACCGCATGCACCTGTACGTGCTGGACCTCGGCTCCGGCGACCTCGCACCGCTCCAGGGACTCCCGCACACCGGCGCCTACATCGGCTCCGGCGACCGGGCCCGCCAGATCCGGCTGATCAGGATGCTGCGAACCGAGCTCAACAACCGCAAGGCCGGCGGCTCCGTGCGCGACCCCTACAACCCCGGCCCGCCGCGCGTCCTGGTGCTCATCGACAACGTCGGCTCGCTGCGCTCGGAGTTGGAGAAGGACTTCGGCGGCATGCAGGTCCTGGACGACCTGGAACGCGTCTTCGCCGACGGCCCCGCGGTCGGGCTCTACATCGCCGCCACCGGCGACCGCCTCGGCGCGATCCCCGGGGCCTGGGGCGCCCTGAGCCGGCAGAAACTGTTGCTGCGCCTGGCCGACGCCGCCGACTACGGGAGCTTCGACATCCCGCGGCGTGCCGTACCCGCCGCGGTCCCGGGCCGCGCCGTGGTCGTGGCCACGCGGCAGGTCGTGCAGATCGGCTACCCCGGCGCCGACCTCGCCGCCGCCGTCAGCGGGGTCGCGCAGCGCTGGACCGGGGCGCAGCGCACCGCCAACAAGGTGCGCCTGCTGCCCGAGCTGATACCGATCGACCGGATGCATCGCGCCGGGGTCCTGGCCGACACCGGCGGCGAACCGTGGTCCATCCCGGTCGGCTTCACCGACAGCACCCTGGCCGCCGCCGTGCTCCGGCTGCACGACCACGAACACGCCCTCGTCGCCGGGCCCCCGCGATCCGGCCGCAGCAGCGCCCTGGTCGCGATCGCGCACATGGTCCTGAACGGGGCGCGGCCGCCGGCGCTGGTGACCTTCGCGCCCCGGCGCTCGCCGTTGCGTGACCTGCCGCCGACGGTCATCGGCTGCACCGAGTACGCAGATCTCGAACGTGCCCTGAACTCCGCAGGAGACCGGTCTCTACTCCTGGTTGACGACGCCGACACGGTGACCGACACCCTGGGGGTACTCGACCGGTTCATCGCCAAGCCCGGCCGGCATGTGATCGCCGCCGGCCGCAGCGACGGAATCCGCCGGCAGTTCGGGCAGTGGACGCAGAAGATCCGCGAGGCGCGCTGTGGTGTGCTTCTGGTCCCCGACCACAACCAGGACCACGACCTGCTCGGGACCCCGCTGCCCCGGCACAACCCGATGGCGCCGCTGCCCGGCCGGGGCTACCTGATCTGTGACGGGACGATCGAGGGAGTGCAACTCGTGCTGGCGACACCCGGCGATTTCTATAACGAACGCGGTAGTAGCGAAATACACCGCTCGTTAGACGACCGGACGAGCCGCTGA